The Porphyromonas pogonae genome segment CTCGCAACTCGTGTACAGTAGTATCCCTGATGTCCGTACTATCTATCTTGATGCTTCCTTGTTGGATATCGTAAAAGCGAGGTATCAGATCCACAAGTGTACTCTTGCCTGATCCGGAGTGCCCTACCAATGCTACAGTTTGCCCCTTATTTACGGTGAGATCTATATCTTTTAGAACCCATTCGTTTTGATATTTGAACCAAACTTTCTCAAACTGTATTTGCTTATTAAAAGTAATATGTAAGGGGTTTTGAGGATCTTTGATTGTATTCTCTGCAAGGAGTATCTTATCAATCCTTTCCATGGAAGCCATCCCTTTTTGGATGGCGTAGGCGGATTTGCTGAGTTCTTTTGCCGGATTGATAATGCTGTAAAAAATAACCAGATAGTAGATGAATGTAGAAGCATCGATTGAACTTTGATTATTCAAAATTAATGACCCTCCATACCAAAGCACTATAGCTATGGTAGCAGTACCTAAAAACTCGCTCATGGGATGGGCTAGTTGCTGACGAGCTGAGACTCGAACGGTAGTTTTTCTGAATGTCTCGTTCGCTTTACCGAAGCGACTTCTGATTTTATCTTCAGCATTGAATGCTTTGATTATACGTAGTCCCGCTAAAGTCTCTTCTATTTGGCTCATAAGACCTCCCCACTGATTCTGAGCGTCAAGGCTTTGTTTTTTCAACGTTTTGCCTACACGCCCCATAATGAATCCGGCCACAGGAAGTAGTATGAATACGAAAAGGGTCAGTTTCCAACTGATGGAAAACATGGCAAAAAGATATACCAGCATGAGAATAGGGTTTTTGAGTAGCATATCCAATGAACTCATAATCGAACCTTCTACTTCATTTACATCGCCGGATACACGGGCTATGATATCTCCTTTCCGCTCTTCACTGAAAAAGCTCAAAGGTAAGGCGATGATCTTATCATTGATTTGATTTCTGATATCTCTTACAATACCTGTCCGGATAGGAATCATAGAAAACATAGCCAGATAAGTTACTCCGACTTTGACCAAAGTGAGCACTACTAACATAATACCCAACCAAATCAAGGTTGTAGAGGCTCCTTGGGTAGTGATAAGATCTCCTATATACCAGCTGAAATTATTGAAGAGAGCATTACCATATTCTTTGAATCCTCTGATAGAATTGAGCTGGATATCATCAGTGGGTATATATACTGTAACTCGCCTTTCGATATTGAAAAGTATACGCAGTATAGGGATAATCAAAGAAAATGAGATCAGATTGAGCAGTGCGCTGAATACGTTAGCTATAACGCTGAGCATAAGGTAACCCTTGTAAGGCGGTA includes the following:
- a CDS encoding ABC transporter ATP-binding protein, with the translated sequence MKKFLHILRRFVPPYKGYLMLSVIANVFSALLNLISFSLIIPILRILFNIERRVTVYIPTDDIQLNSIRGFKEYGNALFNNFSWYIGDLITTQGASTTLIWLGIMLVVLTLVKVGVTYLAMFSMIPIRTGIVRDIRNQINDKIIALPLSFFSEERKGDIIARVSGDVNEVEGSIMSSLDMLLKNPILMLVYLFAMFSISWKLTLFVFILLPVAGFIMGRVGKTLKKQSLDAQNQWGGLMSQIEETLAGLRIIKAFNAEDKIRSRFGKANETFRKTTVRVSARQQLAHPMSEFLGTATIAIVLWYGGSLILNNQSSIDASTFIYYLVIFYSIINPAKELSKSAYAIQKGMASMERIDKILLAENTIKDPQNPLHITFNKQIQFEKVWFKYQNEWVLKDIDLTVNKGQTVALVGHSGSGKSTLVDLIPRFYDIQQGSIKIDSTDIRDTTVHELRELMGNVNQEAILFNDSVYNNIAFGVDFATEEEVKRAANIAHADEFIDEMPQGYNTNIGDRGGKLSGGQRQRLSIARAILKNPPILILDEATSALDTTSERLVQEALETLMKDRTTIVIAHRLSTIINADMICVIDKGEIIERGKHQELLALNGEYAKLYNIQMNKGVSTLH